In a genomic window of Neoarius graeffei isolate fNeoGra1 chromosome 13, fNeoGra1.pri, whole genome shotgun sequence:
- the LOC132896072 gene encoding chemokine XC receptor 1-like, translating into METTTVFDNEDDAYENLFYEYEEYNTEFKASDPYIAIPIILSIVILLSLIGHVLVVAISVFYLRLQSPIIFFIRNLAVSDLLFTVYLVFWVYDHIWGFTLRIAAWKAAHFIFAVGFYSTLVFLVLMSVQRYTSVVHSQSSWKKGCCVTLCAWAVSILVALPALLNIVPDAQYYTYSIFAAVIVALVYKHIIIVVWAFLIMGFCYIRILQTIFKSPTNQRHRITGLAFFLVATYFIFWAPFNIMLFLDILRYHQMITYNMEHFSYAWEICRFLAYTRCCLNPVIYGLFGIKYRKEMREIFEREVIPNSAEMGTTEHHQLQQFN; encoded by the coding sequence ATGGAGACTACAACTGTATTCGACAATGAAGATGATGCATATGAAAATTTATTTTATGAATATGAAGAGTACAACACAGAATTCAAGGCATCAGATCCATACATTGCGATTCCCATAATTCTCAGCATTGTGATCCTCCTCAGTCTCATTGGTCATGTCCTGGTTGTTGCAATCAGTGTCTTCTATCTGAGGCTTCAATCACCGATCATCTTCTTCATACGCAACTTGGCTGTGTCAGACCTGCTGTTCACTGTCTATTTGGTGTTCTGGGTCTATGACCATATCTGGGGTTTTACTCTCAGAATAGCAGCATGGAAAGCAGCTCACTTTATTTTCGCAGTTGGATTTTACAGTACCCTGGTCTTTCTGGTGTTGATGAGTGTTCAGCGATACACGTCTGTAGTGCACTCTCAGTCAAGCTGGAAAAAAGGATGTTGCGTCACACTCTGTGCATGGGCGGTGAGCATCTTGGTAGCATTGCCAGCCCTGCTGAATATAGTTCCTGATGCACAGTACTATACATACAGCATCTTTGCTGCAGTGATTGTTGCTCTAGTATATAAACATATTATTATTGTTGTGTGGGCATTTTTGATCATGGGTTTTTGCTACATCAGGATTCTACAAACCATCTTCAAGTCACCAACAAATCAGAGACACAGAATTACTGGACTTGCCTTCTTTCTGGTAGCTACTTACTTTATTTTTTGGGCTCCTTTTAACATAATGCTTTTTCTAGACATCTTACGTTATCATCAGATGATTACCTACAACATGGAACATTTCTCTTACGCTTGGGAAATTTGTCGATTTCTGGCTTACACCCGATGCTGCCTCAATCCAGTAATTTATGgtttatttggcataaaatatcgTAAGGAAATGAGAGAGAtatttgaaagggaagtgattccAAACTCTGCAGAAATGGGAACGACAGAACATCATCAGTTGCAGCAGTTTAATTAA